GGACTGGCAGGGCCACCTGCCCGGCCAGTACATCCGCTTGGGCGTCGACGTCGACGGTGTGCGCTGCTGGCGGGCCTACTCGCTGACCTCGGACACGAGCGCGCGCGACGGGCTGATCTCGATCACCGTCAAGGCGATGCCCGACGGCGTCGTCTCGCGCCACCTCGTCCACCACGCCCGCCCGGGCACGCTGGTCCAGCTGGACCAGGCGACCGGCGACTTCATGCTGCCGCAGTCGGTGCCGGCCAAGGTCCTCTTCCTCACCGGCGGCTCGGGCATCACCCCCGTCATGGGGATGCTGCGCAACCACGACTTCGACGGGCGCGACGTCGTCCACGCGCACTCCGCGCCGACCGCCGACGACGTGATCTTCGCCCGCGAGCTGGCCAACCCGGCTCCCGGCGTGCGGGTCATGGTGCGCCACACCGACCACGAGGGGATGTTCACCCCCGACCAGCTCGAGCAGGAGGTGCCCGACTGGCGCGAGCGCGAGACGTGGATCTGCGGACCCACCCCGATGCTCGACGCCTTCGAGGAGCACTACGCGGCGCACGGCCGCAGCGACCTGCTGCACGTGGAGCGCTTCCGCCCGGCGATCATCGAGGTCGGCGAAGGGGGCACCGCCACCCTGCGTACGGGCGAGGAGCAGAAG
Above is a window of Janibacter cremeus DNA encoding:
- a CDS encoding ferredoxin reductase, whose protein sequence is MATTLTRARETAARFARGLATPVIPEDYLDLFAPLRSGADLRGRIVAITPETADAATITIRPGRDWQGHLPGQYIRLGVDVDGVRCWRAYSLTSDTSARDGLISITVKAMPDGVVSRHLVHHARPGTLVQLDQATGDFMLPQSVPAKVLFLTGGSGITPVMGMLRNHDFDGRDVVHAHSAPTADDVIFARELANPAPGVRVMVRHTDHEGMFTPDQLEQEVPDWRERETWICGPTPMLDAFEEHYAAHGRSDLLHVERFRPAIIEVGEGGTATLRTGEEQKELDLDGGTTILDAAEDAGVLMPSGCRMGICFACVLPMTDGAVRDLRNGDLTTTTPDDPAVKVQTCISAVAGNCTIETQEK